The genomic segment AAATAAAAGATTTTGAGTTTCTAGGTATAGAAAAGAGTCCTGAACAGTTCGAATATAGAAATAAGATGGAATTTACATTTGGTGACTTTCGAAAGGGTGAAGAATTAACTCTAGGAATGCATACCAAAGGAAGAAGCTTTAGTATAGTTACTGTTGATGATTGTAGAATAGTAGATGTGGATTTTAGAGAAATTCTGAAATTAGTATTAAACTATTTTAAAGGGTTAAAATTTACACACTATAATGTAATGGAGCGTGAGGGATATTTAAGAAACTTAGTTATTCGAAAGGCCCAAAACACTGGTGAAATATTAGTAAACATAGTAACTACATCTCAAGTAGATTTTGATTTTAGTGAAATAACTAATATGCTTAAGGAATTAAAATGTGAGGGAGTCATTACAGGAATAATACATACATTTAATGACTCATTATCAGATATAGTTCAAGCAGATAAAACTGAAACATTATATGGAAGAGAATATATTATGGAAGAATTATTAGATCTTAAGTTCAAAATTAATCCTTTTGCTTTCTTTCAAACTAATACAAAAGGAGCAGAAAAGCTTTATAGCTTAGTTAGAGATTTTTTAGGCGAATCAGAATCAAAGGTAGTTTTTGATTTATATTGTGGAACGGGAACTATAGGACAAATTGTTGCAGCTAAAGCAAAAAAAGTTTTGGGAATTGAATTAATAGAAGAAGCAGTTGACGCTGCAAATGAAAATGCAAAAATTAATAAATTAGACAATTGTGAGTTTATAGCAGGGGATATAGCGAAGGTTATTAAAGAGGTAAAAGATAAACCAGATAGCATTATTCTAGACCCTCCAAGAGCTGGAGTACATCCTACAGCATTAGATTATGTAATAAAATTTGATGCCAGGCACATAGTTTATGTTTCTTGTAATCCTAAAAGTCTAGTAGTTGATCTTAAGGAAATGATCAACAGAGGATATAAGGTGCAAAAGGTAATACTAATGGATATGTTCCCACACACTCCTCATATAGAGACTATTGTAGATATAGTAAAAGTTGTGTAGCCATATATATCAAGGGCTAAGATAGAACTAAGGAGTGATGTTCCTTAGTTCTATTTTTTTTGCTTTTTTCAGGGGCGGAGCCAGATAAAAACTCGGAATAAATACGCCGAAAATCCGTATTAGTCAGTAGTTAATTATTGTATAAAATGTTATAATTTATTC from the Clostridium sp. CM027 genome contains:
- the rlmD gene encoding 23S rRNA (uracil(1939)-C(5))-methyltransferase RlmD; translated protein: MQKRKEYEFYIENLEFPAQGIAFYEGEKVLIKNTLPGQKVIAKVAKKKQDVVEAKLVKILEDVDYKIEPLCKITDLCGGCSHQFLSYEKQLEFKKQQVLKLFEQAEIKDFEFLGIEKSPEQFEYRNKMEFTFGDFRKGEELTLGMHTKGRSFSIVTVDDCRIVDVDFREILKLVLNYFKGLKFTHYNVMEREGYLRNLVIRKAQNTGEILVNIVTTSQVDFDFSEITNMLKELKCEGVITGIIHTFNDSLSDIVQADKTETLYGREYIMEELLDLKFKINPFAFFQTNTKGAEKLYSLVRDFLGESESKVVFDLYCGTGTIGQIVAAKAKKVLGIELIEEAVDAANENAKINKLDNCEFIAGDIAKVIKEVKDKPDSIILDPPRAGVHPTALDYVIKFDARHIVYVSCNPKSLVVDLKEMINRGYKVQKVILMDMFPHTPHIETIVDIVKVV